The stretch of DNA ACCGCTTCAGCCAGCGTTCGGCCGCCGCGCCGCGCGGAGGACGCCAGGAGCTGACGCTGAGCGGCAGCCATCGGTCGGTGCACCTCGTGGAGCCGCAGGTGCGGGCCGGGATCCTGGGGATCGCGTGGGACTGGGAGTGAACGCGGCCGGCGGCTGAACGGCCGCACCGTCCCTCAGCCCGCGACGATCTTGCCGTCCTCCACCTTCACCGGCAGCTCCTCCAGCGGCCTGACGGCGGGGGCGTGCAGCACCTTGCCGTTCGTCGCGTCGAACTGGCTGCCGTGGCACTGGCAGGTGAGCTTGTGCCCCTCGAGCTTGTTGATGGGGCATTTCTCGTGCGTGCAGATCGAGCTGAACGCCTTGTACTCGTCGTCCGAGATGCGGCTCACGACGACGTTCTCGCCCGTGTAGAGCTTCGACGCGCCGACCTCCACGTCGTCGGACTTCCCGAGGTCCACGGGCGCGGTCGGCGCCGAACGGTTGCCGCCGCCGTCACCACCTCCGGAGGAGCAGGCCGTGAGCCCCAGGCCGGCGGCCGGGACGAGGGCGGCGGCGCGCAGCACGGTACGGCGGGCGGGGGGCGGCGTGCCGGGCATGGAATCTCCACAGGTCGGTCGCTTCAGTGACGGATCAGACCA from Streptomyces sp. BA2 encodes:
- a CDS encoding Rieske (2Fe-2S) protein, with translation MPGTPPPARRTVLRAAALVPAAGLGLTACSSGGGDGGGNRSAPTAPVDLGKSDDVEVGASKLYTGENVVVSRISDDEYKAFSSICTHEKCPINKLEGHKLTCQCHGSQFDATNGKVLHAPAVRPLEELPVKVEDGKIVAG